The following coding sequences are from one Musa acuminata AAA Group cultivar baxijiao chromosome BXJ2-4, Cavendish_Baxijiao_AAA, whole genome shotgun sequence window:
- the LOC135611372 gene encoding CASP-like protein 2D1, which yields MGDQAESTLISSNNHQVFRVVALSLRLAAIPLCAASLWVMATNKQANESYGKVEFSDLPGLRYMVCISAISLGYSVVSILFACLGCVNNDWFFFISDQVVAYLMVTSGSAVAEVLYLAREGDRKASWSEACSYYGRFCDRTKVSLALHLAALLCFIALFLVSSYTVFSKFEAPSVSDSSKGVGE from the exons ATGGGTGACCAAGCTGAATCCACTCTCATCTCCTCAAACAATCACCAAGTTTTCAGGGTGGTAGCCCTCTCCCTCAGGCTCGCAGCCATACCCCTGTGTGCTGCCTCCCTATGGGTGATGGCGACCAACAAGCAAGCCAATGAATCGTACGGAAAGGTGGAATTCAGCGACCTTCCCGGACTGAG GTACATGGTCTGCATCagcgccatctctcttggatactCCGTCGTTTCGATCCTCTTCGCATGCCTCGGATGCGTCAACAACGACTGGTTCTTCTTCATCTCGGACCAG GTTGTGGCCTATTTGATGGTGACATCGGGGTCTGCGGTGGCCGAGGTGCTCTATCTGGCGCGTGAGGGCGACAGGAAGGCGTCATGGAGTGAAGCGTGCAGCTACTACGGGAGGTTCTGCGACAGGACGAAGGTGTCATTGGCGCTGCACTTGGCGGCCCTGCTTTGCTTCATCGCTCTATTTCTGGTGTCATCTTACACGGTGTTCAGCAAGTTCGAAGCCCCTTCGGTTTCGGATTCTTCCAAAGGGGTGGGAGAATAG
- the LOC135611370 gene encoding probable beta-1,3-galactosyltransferase 2 isoform X1: protein MDFFALPWKLLCWSTLHQQHLLFGKTMTHQILSLNNGDSWTMPEAKDIIKTTGTGDNKMNLVANDCNLRTNNEKQEPKDIPNKISNAQQAIQTLDKTITNLELELAAARAAQESILNGAPLAETLKATETTAPRKYLMVIGINTAFSSRRRRDSVRATWMPQGEKRKKLEEEKGIIIRFVIGHSATSGGILDKAIEAEHRKHGDFMRLDHVEGYLELSAKTKVYFATAVSMWDADFYIKVDDDVHVNIATLGATLAKHRSKPRVYIGCMKSGPVLAQKGVRYHEPEYWKFGEEGNKYFRHATGQLYAISKDLATYISTNQHVLHKYANEDVSLGSWFIGLDVEHIDDRRLCCGTPPDCEWKAQAGNICVASFDWSCSGICNSAERIKEVHRRCGEGEKTVWNAVF from the exons ATGGACTTTTTTGCTCTGCCTTGGAAGCTTTTGTGCTGGTCTACTCTTCACCAACAG CATCTACTTTTTGGCAAAACTATGACTCATCAGATACTGAGTCTGAACAATGGTGACAGTTGGACGATGCCTGAAGCAAAGGACATTATCAAGACAACAGGAACCGGAGACAATAAGATGAATCTTGTTGCCAACGACTGTAATTTAAGAACA AATAATGAAAAACAAGAGCCTAAAGATATACCCAACAAAATTTCAAATGCACAACAAGCGATACA GACACTAGATAAAACAATAACGAATTTAGAATTGGAATTAGCCGCTGCCAGAGCTGCACAAGAGTCAATACTCAATGGTGCTCCATTGGCAGAGACTCTAAAGGCTACCGAAACTACTGCTCCAAGGAAATATCTGATGGTTATAGGAATTAATACTGCATTTAGCAGTCGTAGGAGAAGAGACTCAGTTCGTGCTACTTGGATGCCTCAAG gtgaaaaaagaaagaagctGGAGGAAGAGAAAGGTATTATTATTCGCTTTGTTATTGGTCACAG TGCTACCTCTGGTGGAATTTTGGACAAGGCAATTGAAGCCGAACATAGAAAGCATGGGGACTTCATGAGGCTG GATCATGTTGAGGGCTACCTTGAGTTATCAGCCAAAACTAAAGTATATTTTGCTACTGCTGTCTCCATGTGGGATGCAGATTTCTACATCAAAGTAGATGATGATGTACATGTAAACATTG caacTCTTGGAGCAACCCTGGCCAAGCACCGGTCAAAGCCTCGGGTGTATATTGGATGTATGAAATCTGGTCCAGTCCTAGCTCAAAA GGGGGTGAGATATCACGAACCGGAGTACTGGAAGTTTGGAGAGGAGGGAAATAAGTATTTTAGGCATGCCACCGGTCAGCTATATGCCATTTCAAAGGACTTGGCTACTTACATATCCACAAACCA GCATGTGCTTCACAAGTATGCAAACGAGGATGTCTCATTGGGATCATGGTTCATCGGACTGGATGTCGAACATATCGATGACCGGAGACTATGTTGTGGTACTCCACCTG ACTGCGAGTGGAAAGCCCAAGCAGGCAACATCTGTGTTGCTTCATTTGATTGGAGCTGCAGCGGCATTTGCAATTCTGCCGAAAGGATTAAGGAGGTTCATCGGCGATGCGGGGAAGGCGAAAAGACTGTCTGGAATGCTGTCTTCTGA
- the LOC135611370 gene encoding probable beta-1,3-galactosyltransferase 2 isoform X2 produces the protein MSFRRGGELSARGLVSKKWTFLLCLGSFCAGLLFTNSWTMPEAKDIIKTTGTGDNKMNLVANDCNLRTNNEKQEPKDIPNKISNAQQAIQTLDKTITNLELELAAARAAQESILNGAPLAETLKATETTAPRKYLMVIGINTAFSSRRRRDSVRATWMPQGEKRKKLEEEKGIIIRFVIGHSATSGGILDKAIEAEHRKHGDFMRLDHVEGYLELSAKTKVYFATAVSMWDADFYIKVDDDVHVNIATLGATLAKHRSKPRVYIGCMKSGPVLAQKGVRYHEPEYWKFGEEGNKYFRHATGQLYAISKDLATYISTNQHVLHKYANEDVSLGSWFIGLDVEHIDDRRLCCGTPPDCEWKAQAGNICVASFDWSCSGICNSAERIKEVHRRCGEGEKTVWNAVF, from the exons ATGAGCTTCAGGAGAGGAGGAGAGTTGTCGGCAAGGGGATTGGTGTCCAAAAAATGGACTTTTTTGCTCTGCCTTGGAAGCTTTTGTGCTGGTCTACTCTTCACCAACAG TTGGACGATGCCTGAAGCAAAGGACATTATCAAGACAACAGGAACCGGAGACAATAAGATGAATCTTGTTGCCAACGACTGTAATTTAAGAACA AATAATGAAAAACAAGAGCCTAAAGATATACCCAACAAAATTTCAAATGCACAACAAGCGATACA GACACTAGATAAAACAATAACGAATTTAGAATTGGAATTAGCCGCTGCCAGAGCTGCACAAGAGTCAATACTCAATGGTGCTCCATTGGCAGAGACTCTAAAGGCTACCGAAACTACTGCTCCAAGGAAATATCTGATGGTTATAGGAATTAATACTGCATTTAGCAGTCGTAGGAGAAGAGACTCAGTTCGTGCTACTTGGATGCCTCAAG gtgaaaaaagaaagaagctGGAGGAAGAGAAAGGTATTATTATTCGCTTTGTTATTGGTCACAG TGCTACCTCTGGTGGAATTTTGGACAAGGCAATTGAAGCCGAACATAGAAAGCATGGGGACTTCATGAGGCTG GATCATGTTGAGGGCTACCTTGAGTTATCAGCCAAAACTAAAGTATATTTTGCTACTGCTGTCTCCATGTGGGATGCAGATTTCTACATCAAAGTAGATGATGATGTACATGTAAACATTG caacTCTTGGAGCAACCCTGGCCAAGCACCGGTCAAAGCCTCGGGTGTATATTGGATGTATGAAATCTGGTCCAGTCCTAGCTCAAAA GGGGGTGAGATATCACGAACCGGAGTACTGGAAGTTTGGAGAGGAGGGAAATAAGTATTTTAGGCATGCCACCGGTCAGCTATATGCCATTTCAAAGGACTTGGCTACTTACATATCCACAAACCA GCATGTGCTTCACAAGTATGCAAACGAGGATGTCTCATTGGGATCATGGTTCATCGGACTGGATGTCGAACATATCGATGACCGGAGACTATGTTGTGGTACTCCACCTG ACTGCGAGTGGAAAGCCCAAGCAGGCAACATCTGTGTTGCTTCATTTGATTGGAGCTGCAGCGGCATTTGCAATTCTGCCGAAAGGATTAAGGAGGTTCATCGGCGATGCGGGGAAGGCGAAAAGACTGTCTGGAATGCTGTCTTCTGA